CCGATGACCGGGCCACGCCAGTCGAGCGATGCTGTCTTCCGTCCCACCGCATTTAACCCATTCGTTACGCGCTCCCCCTGAGTCCGTAACGCAGGCGCATTAGCGTCGGAGGTGCAACGGGGCCCGCCCCGGGCCCCATCACCGACGGGATGTGTTCCATGGCGCGCGGACTCAGATCCGCACCCGGCGCCAATGCCGAGGTGCATCAGGCAATGAACCCTGCGCTGACCAAGGCCGAGTTGCTCCCCCTTGGCAGCAGCAGGAGCGTGGCGGTCCGCGCCGTCGTCGCGTCGAGGCTCGACTGTCCGCTGGGTCTCATGGTCTCCCTCGCTCACGATTACCACCCCGACGTGCGGGGTGCCATCGCGAGCAATCCGAGCGCTCAGCGCAGCGTGCTTGCGTACCTGGCAGCGGACCGAAACGTTGAGGTGGTGAAGGCCGTGATCGACAATCCGTCTCTGCCGTCCGACATCCTCGACGAACTGTCGATGCATAAGAAGTCGGGCATCAGGGATGCCGCCACGCAGCGGCTCAATGGGACCACGGCCGCTGCGCGGCGCGCTGCGTCTAAGGCCGGCACTGGCGAGGATGCTCACGTCCCGGAGGTCGCCGAACACGTATCACCTGGTTCCCTCGCCATGTCGAGCGTGAGCTTCGTTGATGCGGGTATCTCGGTGCCGCCCCGTGACGCCTTACCTTTTGCGGGCGTAGGAGGGGGCGAGACCGTGGCGTCGCTAGCCCCCATCGCTGACTCCGGCGACGAGAAGGCCGCGACGCCTCACGACGACGATCAGGCGGCTCCGCGATGGACGAGGACGGCTCCAGTGCGGGGCTTCAGAGTGTCGGGCTAACGCTTGGACGGACGGGGACAACGCCGACGCCATGTCGTGTTCATCACAAAAAGTCGAGTTGGGGCACTTGTCCGCCCTACGATGTTCGCCAGGTGCGGGGTGACGGGCGCCCCGTGAAAAGGCCGAACGGAACTCAAGGTGGCACTTCCCCCAGCACGCGACGCATCGGAGGACATGGTGCGGGCGCTCGACCCAGACCTCACCGGATCTGCCCTCCTGCCCTTTGCGGCGCACCGCAGCCCGCGGGTACGCGCAGCGGTCGCGGCCAGGAGCGACTGCCCTGCAGGGGCGCTCATTTCGCTCGGCCACGACCATGACTTGTCCGTCCTTGAGGCGTTGCTCGGCAATGTGCGCACGCCTTCGTCAGTGGTCAGGGCCCTTGCGGACCACCGTAACCAGCGCGTCTCCGACCTCGCCGTGCAGCGGCTTCGCAACGGCTACCGCTAGTTCCCTCTAGGGCGCTTGCCCCGTCACGGCGCTACCGCTCCGGCACTCGATTTGAGACTTATCCACATCTCGGGTATTCTCGACGGTCGGGCGTTTTTGCGCGCCTGCACACCCATTCATCGACGTTAGCGGAGTTCATGGCCAAGAAAGACGGCGTCATTGAGGTTGAAGGTTCAGTAGTCGAGGCATTGCCGAACGCGTCATTCCGTGTGGAACTGACGAACGGACACCTCGTGCTGGCCCACATCTCAGGCAAGATGCGCCAACACTACATTCGGATCCTTCCTGAGGACCGTGTAGTGGTGGAGCTCAGCCCTTATGACCTGTCCCGCGGGCGCATCGTCTACCGCTACAAATAAGCGCTGCCGCCGGTGTGATGCCGGCGTCGGTCGAGGAAACCAAACCATGAAGGTGAAGCCGAGCGTCAAGCCCATCTGTGAAAAGTGCAAGGTGATTCGCCGCAATGGCCGTGTGATGGTCATTTGCGAGAACCTGCGCCACAAGCAGCGTCAAGGCTAGACAACCGATACAGACCTCGTTGAGATACCGGGAGACCGGAACCCGCGGCTCGGAGGCCGCGGCCCGCACCACTCACTAAGCGGGAAGTCTCAGCGACAGACCTCCGACTACGTATGGAGTAGCAAAAATGGCAAGACTCGTTGGAGTCGATCTGCCTCGCGATAAGCGCATGGAGATCGCCCTGACCTATATCTTCGGCATCGGCCGTACCAGGTCCCACCAGATCCTGGCAGCGACCGGAGTTGACGCCGACCTTCGCGTCAAGGACGCGACCGATGAGCAGCTCGTCGCACTGCGCGACTTTATCGAGGCGAACTTCGTCATCGAGGGTGACTTGCGCCGCGAGGTGCAGGGCGACATCCGTCGCAAGGTCGAGATTGGCAACTATCAGGGTCTGCGCCACCGCCGTGGCATGCCGGTCCGTGGTCAGCGCACCAAGACGAACGCGCGCACCCGCAAGGGACCAAAGAAGACCGTCGCTGGAAGGAAGAAGTAGGCCATGGCTGCACCAGTTCGCAAGCCTCGCAAGAAGCTGAAGAAGACCGTCGCGCACGGTCAAGCCCACATCAAGTCGACGTTCAACAACACGATCGTGTCGATCACCGACCCCTCTGGGGCCGTTGTGTCGTGGTCGTCATCAGGCCAGGTCGGGTTCAAGGGCTCTCGCAAGTCGACCCCCTACGCCGCGCAGATGGCCGCCGAGGCAGCAGCGCGCAAGGCGCAGGATGCCGGCATGAGCAAGGTGGACGTCTTCGTGAAGGGTCCCGGCTCAGGCCGCGACACTGCGATCCGTTCACTGACGGCAGCAGGCCTTGAGGTGACCTCCATCAAGGACGTGACTCCTCAGGCGCACAACGGCTGCCGCCCGCCCAAGCGTCGTCGCGGTTAGTGACTGGTGCCGCCGCGCCTGATGGCGCGGCGGCCAGCCGCACGCCGACCTCGCACCGCAAGGTGCCCCATAGATCTATAGACGTTGACACTTGCCGGAACGGACAGCCGGTGGGTTCGAGCATCAAATAGCGGATGCTCGGGAAGGATAGGAAAGTGCTGATTGCACAGCGTCCCACTTTGACCGAGAAGGTCTTGTCGGACAACCGTTCACAGTTCTCCCTCAAGCCGCTGGAGCCAGGCTTCGGTTACACCCTCGGAAACTCGCTCCGCCGCACGTTGCTCTCGTCCATTCCTGGTGCCGCAGTCACCAGTGTTCGCTTCGAGGGCGTCCTGCACGAATTCACCACGATCGAGGGGGTGAAGGAGGACGTCACCGAGATCCTCCTGAACCTCAAGAACCTCGTGGTTTCGTCCGATCACGACGAGCCCGTCATCATGTACCTGCGCAAGTCAGGTGCTGGAGCCGTGACCGCGGCCGACATTGCACCGCCAGCGGGTGTCGAGATCCACAACCCCGACCTGCACGTCGCGACGCTTAACTCGCAGGCAAAGTTCGAGGTCGAACTGACCGTCGAGCGCGGCCGTGGCTACGTCCCAGCGGCACTCAACAAGTCGTACGACGCAGAGATCGGACAGATTCCTGTCGACTCGATCTACTCGCCAGTGCTCAAGGTCACGTACAAGGTCGAAGCGACCCGTGTGGCCCAGCGCACCGACTTTGACGAATTGGTTCTCGACGTGGAAACCAAGTCATCGATCTCGCCGCGTGACGCGGTGGCATCGGCCGGCTCTACGCTCGTCGAACTCTTCTCGCTCGCACGTAGCCTCAACGAGGCGGCAGAGGGAATTGAGATTGGTCCTTCCGACACCGATGAGGCGCTCGAAGAGGACTACAACATGCCGATTGAGGACCTGACGCTCACGCAGCGCTCGTACAACTGCCTCAAGCGCGAGGGTATTCACACCGTTGGCGAGCTCACCGCGCGCTCGGAGACGGACCTCATGGACATTCGCAACTTCGGTCAGAAGTCGATCACCGAGGTGAAGGAAAAGCTCGCCGAGCTTGGCTTCACCCTGAAGGACGGCGGTCAGGACTACGACCCGACCGCTTCCGGTGTGTTCTTCTCCGGCGGCGACGAGTAACAAGGAGAACAACTCACTATGCCTACACCCACCAAGGGTCCCCGTCTCGGCGGAGGTCCTGCACACGAGCGCCAGATTCTCGCGAACCTCGCGCAGTCGCTGTTCGAGCACGGCCGCATCACCACCACGGAGACCAAGGCCAAGCGCCTGCGTCCCCACGCCGAGCGTCTGATCACCTTCGCAAAGCGGGGCGACCTCGCGTCGCGTCGTCGCGTCATGGGAATCATCTCTGACAAGGGAGTGGTGCACACCCTGTTCACCGAGATCGGCCCCGGATTCGCCGAGCGCGAGGGTGGCTACACCCGGATCACGAAGGTCGGCCCCCGCAAGGGCGACAACGCTCCTATGGCAGTGATCGAACTCGTGGAGTTCGGTGCTCCTGCCAAGAAGGCCGTCAAGGCCGAGGCGGAGAAGGCGACCAAGAAGGCGGCGCAGAAGGCTGACAAGGCACCCAAGGCGGAAGCGCCTGCTGCCGAGGAAGCCCCAGAGCCCGAGACTCAGGTCACCGAAGTTGAAGGTGCGCACACCGAAGAGCCCGCAGAGGGCCCCGAGGTGACAGAGAACGACGACAAGTAGCATCTCGCTCACGTATATCGAGGCGGGCCCGCATGACTGAACTGCATGGCAGTGACGTGGTGAGGGCCCGCCTCGATCTTTCTTACCACGGTGGATCTTTCAACGGTTGGGGGATCCAGCCGCGGCTGCGCACGGTGCAGGGTGAGCTAGAGGCTGGCCTCAGAAAGGTGGTACGCGGCCCCGCCGGTCGCACGTACGACGAGAAGACCCTGCGCATCACTGTGGCCGGCCGTACTGACGGCGGAGTGCACGCCCGCGGCCAAGCGGCTCATGTCGACATTCCTGTCGAGGCATGGAGCCGCTTGCCAGGAAAGACCACCCGCACCCCCGCACAGGCCCTCAGGGAACGCCTTGACGGGGTCGTAGGGGCGGATATCGTCGTGAAGGCTGCCTCGATCGCTCCGGAGGGTTTCGATGCTCGCTTCTCGGCCCTTGAGCGTCACTACGAGTACCGCGTATGCGATCGTTTTGAATTGCGGGATCCGCTTCAACACGCGTATGTGACGTGGATCGATCGCGCCCTCGACGTCGAGGCCCTCAACACCGCGTCGGCGACTCTCTTGGGCTTGCGCGATTTCGCGCCCTTCTGCCGTGGCCGCGAGGGCGCGACGACTATCCGTGAGTTGCGGGAGTTCTCCTGGCGAAGAGTGGAGACAGGCGCCGACGCTGGCCTCCTTGTCGCCACCGTGCGGGCTGACGCGTTTTGCCATGCGATGGTGCGCTCGCTCGTTGGCGCCGTGATGGCCGTCGGCTACGGGCGTCGAGATCTCCAGTGGCTGCACATGGTCGCCACTCACCCCACGAGGTCGCCAGCGATCACCGTGGCGCCTCCTGGCGGCCTGACTCTCGAGAGGGTCATCTACCCCCCGGACGCCGAGATGGCGTCGCGGGCAGAGGCGACGAGGGCGCGCAGGGCGCAATGGGAGCTCGAGGACGCGCGCGCATCCCGCGAGGCGACGTAGGGCGGACCCGCAACGCCCAGTAGCGACGCGGCCGCGCCGGTGGATCGCACGCGCTCGCACCCGGAATCACGGCATCCGCCGGGACTCAGGCGCGCTAGGCTAGGGGCAATCCTGTCGGAGGGGATGATCCTGACGTGGGTGCTTTGCATACGCAAGCGCCGTAGCGTCGCGGCCATCGCTTCTGCGGGAACTGAGGTGTGGGCTGGCCCAAATTGACCTACGAGCAACGCCGACGGTAGACTTGCCGGTCGTTGTGCGTTCCACGTGACCGGTGCATCCCACTCGCCGCCGCAGGACCCGCCGACCTTGCGATGCAGTACTGCATCGCGCCACCGATTTCTCGAGTAGAAGGCTTCATAGTGCGTACGTTTTCTCCCAAGCCTGGTGACGTGACCAGCAAATGGCACGTCATCGACGCTACTGACGTGGTTCTCGGTCGTCTGGCCTCACAGGCTGCTGCGCTGTTGCGCGGCAAGCACAAGGCGACGTTCGCTCCCCACGTCGATAGCGGTGACTTCGTCATCGTCATCAACGCTGAGAAGGTTGCCCTGACCGGGGCCAAGCTCACCGACAAGATGGTGTACCGCCACTCCGGTTACCCGGGCGGCTTGAAGACCAAGCCGATTGGCGAACTGATTGCCGATCAGCCCACCAAGGTCATCGAGAACGCGGTCAGGGGCATGCTGCCCAGGACCAAGCTCGGTCGCGCCCAGCTATCCAAGCTGAAGGTCTATGCAGGCCCTGAGCACCCCCACGCGGCGCAGCAGCCCGCCCCGTTCGAGATTTCGCAGGTGGCGCAGTAAGCGCCGCAGAAGGACACATCGAGATGGCAGACGAGACCACTGAGACCACTGAGTCCACCGAGACTGAGATCAACGAGTCGACCGACACCCCTACGGAGTTCACCTCCGAAACCGCGCCCGTTCGCGGCAAGGGCACGTCAGAGATCGCCCCAGGCGCTGGCCTTGGACGCCGCAAGGAAGCGGTCGCCCGCGTCCGCTTGGTGCCAGGCACCGGCAAGTGGCTGATCAACGGTCGCGACCTGGAGAACTACTTCCCCAACAAGGTGCACCAGCAGATCGTGAACTCGCCGTTCGCGGTCCTCGACATCGAAGAGAAGTTTGACGTTCACGCCCGCATTCACGGCGGCGGCCCGTCCGGCCAAGCAGGCGCCTTGCGCCTCGGTGTCGCTCGCGCACTGAACGCCATCGACCTCGACACCAACAGGGCGACCCTCAAGAAGTCTGGCTTCCTGACTCGCGACGCCCGCGTCGTCGAGCGCAAGAAGGCCGGTCTCAAGAAGGCCCGTCGCGCTCCTCAGTACTCGAAGCGCTAAGTCAGGCTCGCGCACATGGCGCGTCTGTTCGGCACGGACGGAGTCCGTGGTGTCGCCAACCGCGACATCACGGCGGAGTTGGCACTCGACCTCGCGGTCGCTGCCGCTCACGTCCTGGCCGAGCGGGGCGAGTTTTCAGGGCATCGTCCGCGTGCCGTGCTCGGCCGCGACACCAGGCTCTCAGGGCAGTTCCTGTCGTCAGCAGTGGCGGCCGGGCTCGCTTCGGCAGGCGTTGATGTCATCGATCTCGGCGTCGTACCCACTCCGGGTGTCGCATACCTGACCGCCTTCACGGAAGCCGACCTTGGCGTCGTGATCTCGGCGTCGCACAATCCGATGCCTGACAACGGCATCAAATTCTTCGCGCGCGGGGGAGTCAAGCTTCCCGATGCCGTCGAAGAGGCGATTGAAGCGCGCGTCGGTGATGACTGGGAACGACCCATCGGCGGAGACGTAGGCGAGGTCATTGCCTCGACCGACCTCCAAGCGGAGTACGTCGCCCACCTCGCGACCGCGGTCCAGGAATTCGCGGGGGCGTCCCTACCGCTGGCTGGTCTGACGATCGTGGTCGATGGGGCGCACGGCGCCGCAAGTGAGACGGGCCCTGCTGCTCTTGAGGCGGCGGGCGCCACGGTCGTGAAGCTGCACTGCGAACCTGATGGCCGCAACATCAATGCAGGTGCTGGGTCAACCCACATGGGACCGCTTGCCGCCGCGGTGGTGAGTGCCGGTGCCGACATGGGCGTGGCGTATGACGGAGACGCCGATCGCTGCCTCGCCGTCGACGGCGAGGGCTCCATCGTCAACGGTGACCACATTCTCGGCCTGCTGGCCGCCGCCATGCGCGACTCGGGGACGCTCTATCGGGACACGCTCGTCGCAACGGTGATGTCAAACCTCGGTCTACATCACGCGATGCGCGAGGCCAACATCGACATCGTTGAGACGGCGGTGGGCGACCGCTACGTGCTGGAGGCCATGCGAGAGGGCGGCTACTCGCTCGGGGGCGAGCAGTCTGGGCACGTGATTGTGTCCCGCTACGCCACGACGGGGGACGGAGTGTTGACCTCGTTGATGCTTGCATCACTCGTCACGAAGGACCGGTCGCTGGCAGAACTCGCGAGGAGCGTCACCACCCTCCCTCAGGTTCTGATCAACGTTGGGGGCGTCGATCGCTCCAGGGTGCACACCGATGCTGAGCTCGGTGCGGCACTCGACAGCGCCCGCGCAGAACTGGGCGACACTGGCCGCGTGTTGCTGCGCGCGTCGGGCACCGAGCCTCTTGTTCGCGTGATGGTCGAGGCGTCGACGCCAGAGGACGCACAGCGGCATGCAGATCGCCTTGCGGCAGTGGTGGCTGCCAGACTGTCTGTATGAGCGGCTTCTGGGACTGGCTAGTCCACCTGTCGAGCAACGTCGAACACGGCATCCTTGAGCTGGTCGATTCCCTGTGGATCTATCCTGCGGTCTTCGCGGTGTCAGTCATCGACGCGATTTTCCCCGTGGTGCCCAGCGAGTCGGTCATCATCGGCGCGGCGTCGGCTTGGCAATCCGTCGGTCAACCGATCCTCCCCTTGTTGTTTCTGGCAGGAGCGGCAGGCGCATGGTGCGGCGATCAGACCGCCTACTTCATCGGAACCAAGGTGGACGTCCGCCATATCAAGCTGTTCAGGCGCCCCAGGATCCTCGCGGCGCTCGATTGGGCCGAGCATTCATTGGAGACGCGCGGCACGTTGTACATCATCGCCGCGCGCTTCATCCCGATGGGCAGGGTTGCTGTCAATCTCTCCGCCGGCGCGCTGGGCTTTCCCCGCCGCCGCTTCATGGCAATCGACGCGGTTGCCGTCACGATCTGGGCAGCATGGGGCATCCTCATCGGCACGGTTGCCGCGAGCCTCTTCGAAGACAACCTCTTGCTGTCGATCGCAGCGGGCATCACGGGAGGAGTGGTGCTGGGCTTCGCCGTCGACAAGGTGATGAGCTTGGCCGGACTCAGCTCGCCTGAACTCCCGCCGTTGGCCGAGCAGATCGAGGCCGACGAGTCGCTGCCTGGCGAAGAGAGCCACCGTGACTAGCGAGCCAGTCGACGGCGTCGACATTCCATGGGAGGAGGCGCGGCGCGCGAACCTCGCCAACTGGGAGGACAGGGTCCCGCTCCACGTCGAGGCCTATCAGACCGCCGCTCTGCGTGAGGATCCCGACCACCTGAGCCCGGTGGTGCGCACCGACCTCGAGGCGCTACTGCCCCATCTGCCAGGTCAGTCGCTCGCCGGACTGGATCTGTGCCACCTTCAGTGTCACATCGGAACCGACACCGTCTCGCTCGCCAGGGCAGGTGCGCGCGTGACTGGAATCGACTTCTCGCCCGCCGCCCTTGATGCGGCTGCTGCGCTGGCCGCTGACTGCGGAGTGACGGCAGACTGGATCCAGACGGACGTGCTCGACGCGAGAGAGGCGGTGGACCGTCACCTCGGCGTCGAACGGCTCTTCGATGTCGTGTACACCAGCATCGGCACGATCGGTTGGCTGGGCGACCTCGACCGCTGGGCGGCGCAGGTGGCCGCGCTCCTGAAGCCAGGCGGCGTCTTCTACATTCGCGACGGACATCCCATGCTCGGCAGCCTCGACGAGTTCGCTCCTGAGCTGACCTTGCGTTACCGGTACTTTGGCGACGGACGCGCGCTCCAGTGGGACGACGAGGGGACCTACGTTGGCGACGGGAAGGTTCACCACACCCGCACCTACGAGTGGCCGCACCCCCTGTCAGAAGTCGTGACGGCTTTGCTGGCCCACGGCCTAGCGATCGTGGCGCTCGATGAGGGCAAGACGCTCCCGTGGCAATTCTCGCCGCGCATGCAGCCGGTGAGCAATGAGCCTGATGCGGACTACGCCTGGCCGGAGCACGAGCGCGATCTGGTGCCTTGCACCTTCACTGTGGTGGCCTGGCGGCTTTAGAGCTTGCGCATGTGCACTGACTGGACCGCGTGGTCCTTTCCTTTGCGCAGGATGATGGTCGCGCGCGACCGCGTCGGCTCGATATTGCGCTTGAGGTTTGGCTTGTTGATGGTGTCCCAGATGTGA
The Demequina sp. TMPB413 DNA segment above includes these coding regions:
- the rplM gene encoding 50S ribosomal protein L13; amino-acid sequence: MRTFSPKPGDVTSKWHVIDATDVVLGRLASQAAALLRGKHKATFAPHVDSGDFVIVINAEKVALTGAKLTDKMVYRHSGYPGGLKTKPIGELIADQPTKVIENAVRGMLPRTKLGRAQLSKLKVYAGPEHPHAAQQPAPFEISQVAQ
- a CDS encoding DedA family protein, producing the protein MSGFWDWLVHLSSNVEHGILELVDSLWIYPAVFAVSVIDAIFPVVPSESVIIGAASAWQSVGQPILPLLFLAGAAGAWCGDQTAYFIGTKVDVRHIKLFRRPRILAALDWAEHSLETRGTLYIIAARFIPMGRVAVNLSAGALGFPRRRFMAIDAVAVTIWAAWGILIGTVAASLFEDNLLLSIAAGITGGVVLGFAVDKVMSLAGLSSPELPPLAEQIEADESLPGEESHRD
- the rplQ gene encoding 50S ribosomal protein L17 gives rise to the protein MPTPTKGPRLGGGPAHERQILANLAQSLFEHGRITTTETKAKRLRPHAERLITFAKRGDLASRRRVMGIISDKGVVHTLFTEIGPGFAEREGGYTRITKVGPRKGDNAPMAVIELVEFGAPAKKAVKAEAEKATKKAAQKADKAPKAEAPAAEEAPEPETQVTEVEGAHTEEPAEGPEVTENDDK
- the rpsK gene encoding 30S ribosomal protein S11: MAAPVRKPRKKLKKTVAHGQAHIKSTFNNTIVSITDPSGAVVSWSSSGQVGFKGSRKSTPYAAQMAAEAAARKAQDAGMSKVDVFVKGPGSGRDTAIRSLTAAGLEVTSIKDVTPQAHNGCRPPKRRRG
- a CDS encoding bifunctional 2-polyprenyl-6-hydroxyphenol methylase/3-demethylubiquinol 3-O-methyltransferase UbiG; translation: MTSEPVDGVDIPWEEARRANLANWEDRVPLHVEAYQTAALREDPDHLSPVVRTDLEALLPHLPGQSLAGLDLCHLQCHIGTDTVSLARAGARVTGIDFSPAALDAAAALAADCGVTADWIQTDVLDAREAVDRHLGVERLFDVVYTSIGTIGWLGDLDRWAAQVAALLKPGGVFYIRDGHPMLGSLDEFAPELTLRYRYFGDGRALQWDDEGTYVGDGKVHHTRTYEWPHPLSEVVTALLAHGLAIVALDEGKTLPWQFSPRMQPVSNEPDADYAWPEHERDLVPCTFTVVAWRL
- the glmM gene encoding phosphoglucosamine mutase; protein product: MARLFGTDGVRGVANRDITAELALDLAVAAAHVLAERGEFSGHRPRAVLGRDTRLSGQFLSSAVAAGLASAGVDVIDLGVVPTPGVAYLTAFTEADLGVVISASHNPMPDNGIKFFARGGVKLPDAVEEAIEARVGDDWERPIGGDVGEVIASTDLQAEYVAHLATAVQEFAGASLPLAGLTIVVDGAHGAASETGPAALEAAGATVVKLHCEPDGRNINAGAGSTHMGPLAAAVVSAGADMGVAYDGDADRCLAVDGEGSIVNGDHILGLLAAAMRDSGTLYRDTLVATVMSNLGLHHAMREANIDIVETAVGDRYVLEAMREGGYSLGGEQSGHVIVSRYATTGDGVLTSLMLASLVTKDRSLAELARSVTTLPQVLINVGGVDRSRVHTDAELGAALDSARAELGDTGRVLLRASGTEPLVRVMVEASTPEDAQRHADRLAAVVAARLSV
- a CDS encoding DNA-directed RNA polymerase subunit alpha; its protein translation is MLIAQRPTLTEKVLSDNRSQFSLKPLEPGFGYTLGNSLRRTLLSSIPGAAVTSVRFEGVLHEFTTIEGVKEDVTEILLNLKNLVVSSDHDEPVIMYLRKSGAGAVTAADIAPPAGVEIHNPDLHVATLNSQAKFEVELTVERGRGYVPAALNKSYDAEIGQIPVDSIYSPVLKVTYKVEATRVAQRTDFDELVLDVETKSSISPRDAVASAGSTLVELFSLARSLNEAAEGIEIGPSDTDEALEEDYNMPIEDLTLTQRSYNCLKREGIHTVGELTARSETDLMDIRNFGQKSITEVKEKLAELGFTLKDGGQDYDPTASGVFFSGGDE
- the infA gene encoding translation initiation factor IF-1, with the translated sequence MAKKDGVIEVEGSVVEALPNASFRVELTNGHLVLAHISGKMRQHYIRILPEDRVVVELSPYDLSRGRIVYRYK
- the rpmJ gene encoding 50S ribosomal protein L36, with protein sequence MKVKPSVKPICEKCKVIRRNGRVMVICENLRHKQRQG
- the rpsI gene encoding 30S ribosomal protein S9, coding for MADETTETTESTETEINESTDTPTEFTSETAPVRGKGTSEIAPGAGLGRRKEAVARVRLVPGTGKWLINGRDLENYFPNKVHQQIVNSPFAVLDIEEKFDVHARIHGGGPSGQAGALRLGVARALNAIDLDTNRATLKKSGFLTRDARVVERKKAGLKKARRAPQYSKR
- a CDS encoding tRNA pseudouridine(38-40) synthase TruA — translated: MTELHGSDVVRARLDLSYHGGSFNGWGIQPRLRTVQGELEAGLRKVVRGPAGRTYDEKTLRITVAGRTDGGVHARGQAAHVDIPVEAWSRLPGKTTRTPAQALRERLDGVVGADIVVKAASIAPEGFDARFSALERHYEYRVCDRFELRDPLQHAYVTWIDRALDVEALNTASATLLGLRDFAPFCRGREGATTIRELREFSWRRVETGADAGLLVATVRADAFCHAMVRSLVGAVMAVGYGRRDLQWLHMVATHPTRSPAITVAPPGGLTLERVIYPPDAEMASRAEATRARRAQWELEDARASREAT
- the rpsM gene encoding 30S ribosomal protein S13 — its product is MARLVGVDLPRDKRMEIALTYIFGIGRTRSHQILAATGVDADLRVKDATDEQLVALRDFIEANFVIEGDLRREVQGDIRRKVEIGNYQGLRHRRGMPVRGQRTKTNARTRKGPKKTVAGRKK